The DNA window GTGACGCCGTAGCCGAGCGCGTAGAACTCGCTCTTCACCGTCGACTTCGACTTCTTGTTGTCTTCGGCGCTGCCGAGCGGGTTGTAGTTGAACACCGGATCGAAGTCCGTGATCCAGACGGAGTCGCTGGCGAAGCCGGCCTGGATTTCCTGGATCAGTTCCGGCCAGAAGGTGCGGTCAGCCTCGGCGTCGGTGTATTGGGTCGCGAGACCCAGCAACTGTGCCTGCTTCTTGAACTCCTGGTCGATCGGAGTCGCGACCCGCTCCAGCTCTTCCTTCTGGTCCGCCATCTTCTTGCTCTCGTCGGCAGCCTTCGAGGCAGCCACGCTCGAGAGACCCGCCCAAGCGGCGAGACCCACGAGCAGCGCGGCAGCAGCACCGAGATAGAACGGCTTCTGCTTCTCCGCGAGACGGGCGGCTTGGACCTTGGTCGGAACCAAGTCGATATTGACCGAGGACTTGCCGGTGGCACGCAGGCCCAAGCCGATGAGCTCACCCATCAGGTGGGCTTCGCGGCCGAGCTTGTCGGTATCCACACCCTTGCCGACGGCGATGGCCGCGACCGGGTTGAAGAACTCGACCGGCAGGTGGAGCTTCTCTTCGAAGAACTCCTTCGTGTAAGGCAGGTTCGCACCACCACCGGCGAGGATGATGCGCTTCGGCGCATTGCCACCCTGTTGGCTCCGGTAGTAGTTCGTGGTGCGGGCGATTTCCGCAGGCAGCTGTCCGAGGGCATTGCGGATGGTGGTGGCCAGCGCTGCAGTCGTTTCATCGAGCTGCTCGGTGTGGCCGCCGCCCAGCGCGACGAGACCGCCATGGGTCTTGTGGCCTTCGGCTTCGGCGAAGGAAACGCCGTATTCCTTGGAGATCGCGGAGGTGATCGAGACGCCGCCGCGGTTGACGCTGCGGGTGAAGAAGCGCTTGCCCTCGATGTAAAGCAGGTCGGTCGACTTCGCGCCGATGTCGATCAGCAGCACCGGTTCGGTGACATTCGCGTAAGCGGCGCGGAAGGCATTGTAGAGCGCCATCGGGGCCACATCCACCTCGGCGGTGGCGAGGCCGGTTCCGGTGACGGACTCGTTCAGCTCGTCGAGCGCTTCGGCACGGATCGCAACGATCACGACTTCCTTCTCACCGGCGCTTTCCAGGATCTCGTAATCCCAGACGACTTCGTTGAGCGGGAAAGGAACGTGCTGCTGGGCCTCGAAGGTGACCAGCTGTTCGATATCGTCGTCACCGAGCGGTGGCAGCTTAACGAAGCGCGTGAAGACCGACTGGCCGGAGACCGCGTAGCGGACCTTCGACTTGCCGGCCTTGAGGCGCTGGGTGAGTTGGCCGATCGCATAGCCGATCTGAGCCGGACGGGATGCTTCGGTGGCGGGATCGGCGAGGATCACTTCGCTATCATAGCCTTTGAGAACGAGACCGCCGTTTTTGGACGGTTCGAACACGGCCATGCTCACGCGCTGGGAGCCGATGTTGAGGGCAATTGAGGACTGTGTATCAGCCATGACGGGCTTTGGGAAAAAACGGGGTTTTGGCGTCGTAGAACGGGGACGCGGAAGACATCAAACCAAGACAACCCTGCGAATTACTTCTCGCGCTTGATCTCGGCGTAGCGATCCCACCAGAGCATCGAGAACGGGGTCTCATCCTTGTTGAGAAGCGGGAACTTGTCGCTCTGGTCGGAGAGGCTGCCGGAGGTCCACCAGCCTTCTTTCTCCTTCACGGCGGCCTGGCCGACCTTCTCGCCATTGACGAGCACTTCCACGCCCACGGCGCGGACGGCGCTCTTGCCGGCCTTGTCCTTGCCGGTCAGGCGCTTGATCGCGGAAGGCGACATGTAGACCGAGCTGAAGATCTCCTCGTCGATCGGGACGTTGATGTGCTCGATCGTCTTGGTGAGCTTGATGAAGCCCTTGCCATCCGGATTGGCCATCGCGACGTACCACTTCACGGTGACGGCGTCGACGAAGCCGATCTTCTTCTGTTCGGCATTCTGGGCGGGCAGCTTGATGGCGACTTCGACTTCGAGCCAATCCTTCGGCTTGAAGCTCTTGGCCTTGCCCGAATTGACTTCCGGGGACGGGATGTCGTCGAAAACGAGGGTACCCACTTCAGCCTTGCCTTGGGCATGAGCCGGAGCCGCGAGGAACGTGAGTGCGGCAACGGAAGCGGCGACGGCGGCGAGCGCCGTCCTACGGAATGAACGAGGACAATGTTTCATTGGTGGGCTTTCGGTTTTTGGAGAACTAGGGAATGCGTCCCCGGATTGACCAGAGAAAATCGCGCCGCCATGGAGAAAAATCCGTCAGGTATTTACATGGAAGGCGCGGAGCATCGACCGCCGCAGTTGACAGTGATGCGACCCCACGTTTGTGCTTCCGGCGTGCGCTGTCCACAAGTCATTCTAAGCCCCGCACAACCGCGGGTGGTCGGGAGTTTCGGAAATGTGGAAAGCCTAGCAGCCACCACCTATCAAGAGGCCCTAGCAGCTTGCGATCTGTTGGAGATCCGGCTCGACCTGTTGGAGATCCCGGAAACCCGCCCGTGGGCCCACCTCACCGGCATCCCGATGCTCTTCACCGCCCGCCGCGGCGACGAGGGCGGACGGGGCGACCTGAGCGCCCTGCACCGCCGGGAACGGCTGGAGGCCGTGCTGGATGAGGCCGCGCTGATCGATGTGGAGCTGGAGTCCGTCCAGGAGCTGGAAATGGCCGAATTCCTGGAGGAGGCCCAGTCTCGGGGCGTCCCTTGGGTCGCCTCCTGGCATGATTTCGAGGGCCGAGCCGACTCCTTCGGAAAGATCCCGGCGATGGCCGAACGCGCCGCCGCCGCCGGTGCCGCGTGCTTCAAGGCCGCCATCCGCCTGCACGAAATGGAGGACGTCACCCGGCTCGCCAGCCTGCTCACCGGCACCCATCCCCTGCCCCTTTCCCTGATGGGCATGGGCCCGCTCGCCCCGGTTTCACGGCTGCTCTGCGCGCAATACGGCTCCGTCCTGAACTACGGCTTCATCGGCGATGCGCCCACCGCTCCCGGCCAATGGAGCGCCGCTCTCTTCAAGGAAGCCCTCGGAGCTTCGCAGATAAACATGGCCTGACTCGGCGGGCTTACTGGACGATTTCCACCGGAGCCTTCGGCAAGGCGTCCAGGAACAAGCGCCCATACCGCTTCGTTAGGATCCGGTTGTCCAGAATGCTCACCAGCCCGCTGTCCTTCGCCGTCCGGATCAGCCGGCCGACTCCCTGCCGCAGCTTGAGAATCGCCTCCGGCACGGAGTAGTCCATGAAGGGATTCCCACCCTCAGCCTCAAGCGCTTCCAAGCGCGACTGCGTGAGCGGATGATCCGGCACCGCGAACGGCAGCCGCGTCACCACCACATTCGAAAGCGCCTCTCCCGGCACGTCCACCCCGGTCCAGAAACTGTCCGTGCCAAACAGCACGCTGTGCACGTCCCGGCGGAATTCCTCCACCATCTTGTGCCGCGGCATCCCGTCACCTTGCACCAACAAGCGCCAGCCGCGGTCCTCGAAGTGACGCCTTAACTTCTCCGCCGCATCCCGCATCGTCCGGTAGCTGGTGAAGAGCACGAAGGCCTTCCCCTCGCTTGCCTCCACCGCCGCCCGGATCGCCTCGACCATCGCCTTCCCATACTGGGGACTCGCCGGCTCCGGCATGTTCTTCCAGATCCGGATCTTCATCTGCCGCTGGAAATCGAACGGGCTGCCGATGCACAGCGGCGGCACATCCTCCGCGCCCACCCGCCCGCGGAACCACCCCAGCAGCGGATCCCCCACCCCCAGCGTGGCGCTGGTCATGATGCAGCTCTTTCCCTCGCCGAAGAGCAGCCCGCGCAGCCGGTCCGCCACATGGATCGGCGCGGCGTGCAGGGAAAACAGGCTCTCGTCCCGGCCCGATTTCTCGACCCAGTGGACCATGTCATCGCTGCTCTGGTCGAGGAAGCAGCCGATCGCCCCGTGGGCCTCGCGCAGCTTCCGCGAAGCATCCTGGAGCTCGGCCTTGGTGGTCTCGCTTTCGACATCCGCGGCCAGCGCATCGATCTCCTGCCACAGCTTCCGCAGCGGCTCGGCGGCGCGGTTTGGCACCAGCTCCGGCTCTCGGACCCGCCATTCCTTCGAGTATTGCCCGAAGGTCGCCGCGTGCCCCAGATCGCTGAAAAACTCATCCGCCGCCTTCAGCGCCTCCTCCACTGCGAACAGCACCGAGGACTTCTTGAACGACCGCAGCGTGCCCTTCTTGGTCCGCGGATTATACAGCCGCTGGAGGTCGAAGCGCATCCCCGCCTGGCTCACCCGCAGGCCGAGCTGCACCGCCGCCACCTGCTCCAGCGTGTGCGCCTCATCCAGCACCACGAAATCATTCGGAAACAGGAAACCCGACGGCTTCTCCTGCTCCAGATTCTCCCCGGTATCCAGCAGCGCGAAGAACAGGGTGTGGTTCACCACCACCAGCTTCGCATCCGCCGCCGCCTTCCGGGCCTCCTGGTAAAAGCAATCCCCCTTCGGCCCGCAGTAGCGCGCCGTGCAGACGTGCGGCTCGGAGCAAACCTGCAGCCACACCTTCATCGACGGCTGGAATTCAAGGTCGCTCAGCGTCCCGTCCCGCGTCGCCTCCGCCCAGCGGCGGATCGACTCCAGCTCATCGCTCTCCGTCGACGTGAAAAGATCCCCCGCCTGCTCGCGCGCCCGCTTCAACCGCGCCGGGCACAGGTAATTCTGCCGGCCCTTCAGCAACACCGCCGGCAATTCCTCCCCGAGCAGCTTCCGCACGATCGGGATGTCCTTCCGCACCAGCTGCTCCTGCAGGTTGATCGTGTGGGTGGAAATAATCGCCTTCCGCCCCGTCCGCAGCGCATAGCGCGCCGCCGGGATCAGATACGCCAGCGACTTCCCCACGCCCGTCCCCGCCTCCGCGACCAGACAACGCTTCTCGATCAACGCCTCAGCCACCGCCATCGCCAGCTGCTGCTGCTCCGGCCGGAACTCGAAGTCCCGCGACCGCCCCATGCTCCCCTCCTTGGAAAAAGCCAGCCCGATTTCCTCGACGAAGGCGTCGGGCAGCGGCTGTCCCTCAAGGGTGGAAATCATGCGGACGGCATTGCGCCGGGACGACGCGGGAAAGCCAAGCGCCAATCAAAGAGGACAACGAAACGAACGAAATAGGCGAAATGAAGAAGCAGGGGATCGAACGGCCTTTTTTCGTCACTTTCGCTCGTTTCGTTGTCATCCCATTCTTCGAAACTCCGCGTTCTCCTCCGCGACCTCCGCGCCTTTGCGGTTCGTTCGTTCCACCTCCCACCCCCGTCCTTTACAAACGACCGTTCCACCGCATGCTCCCGGCCACGCCGTCGCCGTCATCTCATGCCGCGCATTCTCGTCCCCCTGCTCCTTGCCCTCGCCGGCGCCCTGCTTGCCCTGAAAATCGGGCCACTCGAGCAGGCCGCCGTTCAAGAGCAGCTCGATAATTTCCCCGACGTCCAGGCCCAGGCCCACCTGCTGCGCCCGGTCATCGCCGTCATCCTCTGCTTCCTGCCGGCCATCGGCGGCGTGCTGTATTATCTCGGCGACACGATGGCCCGCTACATCAGCCGCCAGTTCGTCTCGATCTTCGTGATCTGCCTGCTCGGCCTCTTCGCCGTCTGGCTGATCGCCGACCTCGGCGACAATCTCGACGACCTGAAGAACAGCAAGAACGCCATCGGCTACGCCGGACAGCTGTATCTCGCCCGGATCCCCGAGGTCATTCGCGAGCTGATGCCCTACTCGCTGCTGCTTTCCATCCTCTACTGCCTGGGCCGCCTCTCGCGCTCGCGGGAAATCGTGGCGATGATCCAGACCGGCCGCGGACTGGCCCGGCTCACGCTGCCGTTCTTCGTGGGCGGAGCCCTCGCCGCCGTCCTCTGCGCCGGCCTCAACTACCAATGGGCGCCCGCCGCCATCGCCGCGGAAAACGCCATCCTCCGCAAGGCCAAGGGCCAGGAAGGCGTCGCCGAACCCAACATCCGCTACCGGAATTTCGACGACCGCCGGCTGTGGATGATCGGCTCCTTCCCACAGGACTACCACAAGGGCGCCCCCTTGAAGCGCGTGACCGTCATCCAGGAAAATCCGGATGGCACCCTGGCGAAGATCATCTCCGCCAAGACCGCCGCCTGGTCGCCGCTGACCCGCAACTGGACCTTCACCGACCCCGAAGTCGCGGACTGCTCCGCCAAGACCGCACCGGACCAGGAATCCCCTGACTTCACCAAGGTCGAGACGCCGAATCCACTCGTCATGAAAGGCTGGAGCGAGGTCCCCGCGCAGCTCATCCGCCCCGGCCTGCCCGCCGCCCAGCTCGGCATTCCGGACCTGAATGACTGGCTCGCCGCGAATCCGCTCGGCACCTGGGCCAGCCGTGGCGGCCACCTCACCCAGTGGCACTACCGCTGGGCCCAGCCGGTGGGCTGCCTCATCGTGGTGCTCCTCGCCGTGCCACTCGGCGTCGTCTTCACCCGTCGTGGCGCCAGTGGCGGGGTCGCGGTGGCGGTCTTCCTCTGCGCCGGCATGCTGTTCCTGTCGAATGTCTGCCTGGCCCTCGGCGACTCGCGCCACCTCAGCCCGGTCCTCGCCGCCTGGCTGCCGAACTACATCTTCGGCATCATCGCCCTCTTCCTCTTCCAGCGCCGCCTCTCCGGCCGCCCGATTTACCAGACCATCCGCAAGTTCATCCCTGCGGAGGCGTGACCCACTGCCAGCGGTCAATCGTCAGCGGTCCTCGGGAACAGCCGTTGACCGGCCCGGACTTTCCGGGTCCACTTCCCCTGCCTTTCCACTGATCACTGACAACTGATCACTTCGGCACTTCTTCCATGGCCCTCCAAGAATCCTGGCACATCCGCTCCCGTTCCCGCGCCTGCGCCGCCACCGAGCGCTCCTTCGACGACGGCGAGCCGATCATGACGGCCCTCTTTCCCGACCCCGAATCCTCCGGCTACCTGCGGAAGGACTTCTGCCTCGATGCCTGGAAGGCCCGCACCGCCGAGGACGAAAAGCCGCTGTCCTTCTGGAAGACCATCTACCACGCCCCCGTCGCCGGTGAGAAAAAGGAAGACGTCTTCAAGAAGGAAAGCCCCGAGGAACTCCTGCGCCGCCTCGTCGAGGAAGACGAGGACCACACCGAAAACGTCCGCTACATCCTCGCCGTGATGCTGGAGCGCCAGAAGATCCTCCGCGAGACCGACACCCAGCGCACCAATACCGGCATCCTCCGCGTCTACGAGCACCGCAAGCTCGGCGACCTCTTCATCGTCCGCGATCCGGACATCCCCCTCTCCCAAGTCGACAAGGTGCAGGAGGAAGTGGTCCTCCTCCTTGAAAACGGCGGCCGCATCCCGGACCCGGAAGAACTGGAAGCCG is part of the Luteolibacter sp. Y139 genome and encodes:
- a CDS encoding type I 3-dehydroquinate dehydratase; this encodes MESLAATTYQEALAACDLLEIRLDLLEIPETRPWAHLTGIPMLFTARRGDEGGRGDLSALHRRERLEAVLDEAALIDVELESVQELEMAEFLEEAQSRGVPWVASWHDFEGRADSFGKIPAMAERAAAAGAACFKAAIRLHEMEDVTRLASLLTGTHPLPLSLMGMGPLAPVSRLLCAQYGSVLNYGFIGDAPTAPGQWSAALFKEALGASQINMA
- a CDS encoding LptF/LptG family permease; this translates as MPRILVPLLLALAGALLALKIGPLEQAAVQEQLDNFPDVQAQAHLLRPVIAVILCFLPAIGGVLYYLGDTMARYISRQFVSIFVICLLGLFAVWLIADLGDNLDDLKNSKNAIGYAGQLYLARIPEVIRELMPYSLLLSILYCLGRLSRSREIVAMIQTGRGLARLTLPFFVGGALAAVLCAGLNYQWAPAAIAAENAILRKAKGQEGVAEPNIRYRNFDDRRLWMIGSFPQDYHKGAPLKRVTVIQENPDGTLAKIISAKTAAWSPLTRNWTFTDPEVADCSAKTAPDQESPDFTKVETPNPLVMKGWSEVPAQLIRPGLPAAQLGIPDLNDWLAANPLGTWASRGGHLTQWHYRWAQPVGCLIVVLLAVPLGVVFTRRGASGGVAVAVFLCAGMLFLSNVCLALGDSRHLSPVLAAWLPNYIFGIIALFLFQRRLSGRPIYQTIRKFIPAEA
- a CDS encoding ATP-dependent DNA helicase, giving the protein MISTLEGQPLPDAFVEEIGLAFSKEGSMGRSRDFEFRPEQQQLAMAVAEALIEKRCLVAEAGTGVGKSLAYLIPAARYALRTGRKAIISTHTINLQEQLVRKDIPIVRKLLGEELPAVLLKGRQNYLCPARLKRAREQAGDLFTSTESDELESIRRWAEATRDGTLSDLEFQPSMKVWLQVCSEPHVCTARYCGPKGDCFYQEARKAAADAKLVVVNHTLFFALLDTGENLEQEKPSGFLFPNDFVVLDEAHTLEQVAAVQLGLRVSQAGMRFDLQRLYNPRTKKGTLRSFKKSSVLFAVEEALKAADEFFSDLGHAATFGQYSKEWRVREPELVPNRAAEPLRKLWQEIDALAADVESETTKAELQDASRKLREAHGAIGCFLDQSSDDMVHWVEKSGRDESLFSLHAAPIHVADRLRGLLFGEGKSCIMTSATLGVGDPLLGWFRGRVGAEDVPPLCIGSPFDFQRQMKIRIWKNMPEPASPQYGKAMVEAIRAAVEASEGKAFVLFTSYRTMRDAAEKLRRHFEDRGWRLLVQGDGMPRHKMVEEFRRDVHSVLFGTDSFWTGVDVPGEALSNVVVTRLPFAVPDHPLTQSRLEALEAEGGNPFMDYSVPEAILKLRQGVGRLIRTAKDSGLVSILDNRILTKRYGRLFLDALPKAPVEIVQ
- a CDS encoding Amuc_1102 family pilus-like protein; protein product: MKHCPRSFRRTALAAVAASVAALTFLAAPAHAQGKAEVGTLVFDDIPSPEVNSGKAKSFKPKDWLEVEVAIKLPAQNAEQKKIGFVDAVTVKWYVAMANPDGKGFIKLTKTIEHINVPIDEEIFSSVYMSPSAIKRLTGKDKAGKSAVRAVGVEVLVNGEKVGQAAVKEKEGWWTSGSLSDQSDKFPLLNKDETPFSMLWWDRYAEIKREK
- a CDS encoding Amuc_1101 family PilM-like pilus complex protein — its product is MADTQSSIALNIGSQRVSMAVFEPSKNGGLVLKGYDSEVILADPATEASRPAQIGYAIGQLTQRLKAGKSKVRYAVSGQSVFTRFVKLPPLGDDDIEQLVTFEAQQHVPFPLNEVVWDYEILESAGEKEVVIVAIRAEALDELNESVTGTGLATAEVDVAPMALYNAFRAAYANVTEPVLLIDIGAKSTDLLYIEGKRFFTRSVNRGGVSITSAISKEYGVSFAEAEGHKTHGGLVALGGGHTEQLDETTAALATTIRNALGQLPAEIARTTNYYRSQQGGNAPKRIILAGGGANLPYTKEFFEEKLHLPVEFFNPVAAIAVGKGVDTDKLGREAHLMGELIGLGLRATGKSSVNIDLVPTKVQAARLAEKQKPFYLGAAAALLVGLAAWAGLSSVAASKAADESKKMADQKEELERVATPIDQEFKKQAQLLGLATQYTDAEADRTFWPELIQEIQAGFASDSVWITDFDPVFNYNPLGSAEDNKKSKSTVKSEFYALGYGVTGVENIKVEVPVAKGAKPPKPGAPTGPEIPATANAIRLRGFWRGGEDNPQGSNLIYTLIKNLREKPQHLNFTAVVTDAKGKKTEEPLKDDQIVKQLESAPAESDFAAPFEVVIPLSREVPIK